The Garra rufa chromosome 23, GarRuf1.0, whole genome shotgun sequence genome includes a region encoding these proteins:
- the serpinh1a gene encoding serpin H1a, with amino-acid sequence MLVSNVVLLCLLATVSANKTLSSHASILADNSANLAFNLYQNLAKEKDIENILISPVVVASSLGLVALGGKSNTASQVKTVLSATTVKDEQLHSGLSELLTEVSNSTARNVTWKISNRLYGPSSVSFVDDFLKSSRKHYNYEHSKINFRDKRSAVKAINEWASKSTNGKLPEVTKDVEKTDGAMIINAMFYKPHWDEQFHHKMVDNRGFLVHRSYTISVPMMHRTGIYGFLDDTTNNLIVLDMPLAHKMSSVVFIMPYHVESLERVEKLLTRQQLNTWISKMEQRAVAVSLPKVSVEVSHNLQKHLAELGLTEAVDKAKADLSNISGKKDLYLSNVFHASAMEWDTEGNPPDTSIFGTDKLKNPKLFYADHPFIFLVKDKKTNSILFMGRLVRPKGDKMRDEL; translated from the exons ATGTTAGTGTCAAACGTGGTTCTCCTGTGCTTGTTGGCTACTGTGAGCGCAAACAAGACCCTCAGCAGCCATGCGTCAATCCTGGCAGACAACAGCGCCAATTTGGCCTTCAACCTGTACCAGAACCTGGCAAAAGAGAAGGACATTGAGAACATCTTGATTTCCCCCGTGGTTGTGGCCTCCTCGTTGGGTTTGGTGGCTCTTGGAGGGAAATCCAACACTGCTTCTCAGGTCAAAACCGTCTTGAGCGCCACTACAGTGAAGGATGAACAGCTACACTCTGGGCTGTCAGAGCTTCTCACCGAGGTCAGTAATTCAACAGCACGTAATGTTACATGGAAGATCAGCAACCGTTTGTACGGGCCCAGCTCTGTGAGCTTTGTCGACGactttctgaagagcagcaggaaGCATTATAATTACGAGCACTCCAAAATAAACTTCCGTGACAAGCGCAGTGCGGTGAAAGCCATTAATGAATGGGCATCGAAGTCCACCAATGGTAAGCTGCCCGAGGTGACCAAAGATGTGGAGAAGACAGATGGAGCCATGATCATCAACGCCATGTTTTATAAAC CACACTGGGATGAGCAGTTTCATCATAAAATGGTGGACAATCGTGGTTTCCTAGTGCATCGCTCCTACACCATTTCTGTTCCCATGATGCATCGCACAG GCATTTATGGCTTTTTGGATGACACAACCAACAACCTTATAGTTCTGGACATGCCTCTGGCCCATAAGATGTCGTCTGTGGTGTTTATCATGCCGTACCATGTAGAATCCCTGGAGAGAGTGGAGAAACTGTTGACACGTCAACAACTCAACACCTGGATCAGTAAGATGGAACAGAGGGCAGTTGCAGTGTCACTGCCAAAGGTCAGCGTGGAGGTCAGCCACAACCTCCAG AAACATCTGGCTGAGCTGGGTCTGACTGAAGCTGTGGACAAGGCCAAAGCTGATCTGTCCAACATCTCAGGGAAGAAAGACCTCTATCTTTCCAACGTGTTCCACGCCTCTGCCATGGAGTGGGATACAGAGGGAAATCCACCCGATACTAGCATCTTTGGTACCGACAAGCTGAAGAACCCCAAACTCTTCTACGCTGACCATCCCTTCATCTTCCTGGTGAAGGACAAGAAGACAAACTCAATCCTTTTCATGGGCAGGCTGGTCCGACCAAAGGGTGATAAAATGAGGGATGAATTGTAG
- the acer3 gene encoding alkaline ceramidase 3, with translation MAPAADRPGYWGTPTSTLDWCEENYVVSYYIAEFWNTVSNLIMILPPIYGVIQTCKDGLEVRYVWSFLGLAAVGIGSWSFHMTLQYEMQLLDELPMIYSCCVFVYCLYECFKQERAVNYLSITLLLTFSIIVSVVYLIWKEPVFHQVMYAVLVAFLVIRSVFIVTWVYPWLKALCFTSLSVFLLGFVLWNIDNIFCDSLRATRQRLPPVVGAVTQLHAWWHILTGLGSYLHILLSLQIRSTYLKNRPKVKFLCGVWPMLHIESQKAS, from the exons ATGGCTCCGGCGGCGGACAGGCCGGGCTACTGGGGAACACCGACCTCAACTCTCGACTGGTGCGAGGAGAATTATGTGGTCTCGTATTACATCGCAGAATTCT GGAATACTGTCAGTAACCTGATAATGATCCTACCTCCCATTTATGGAGTCATTCAGACGTGTAAAGATGGTTTGGAAGTACGCTATGTGTGGTCATTTTTAGGACTTGCTG CCGTAGGCATTGGTTCATGGAGCTTCCACATGACACTACAGTATGAAATGCAG TTACTGGATGAGCTGCCGATGATCTACAGCTGCTGCGTCTTTGTCTACTGTCT ATATGAGTGCTTCAAGCAAGAGCGTGCTGTAAACTATTTGTCAATTACACTTTTGCTGACCTTCAGTATTATTGTTAGTGtg GTTTACCTGATATGGAAGGAGCCTGTGTTTCATCAG GTCATGTACGCCGTACTAGTGGCTTTCTTGGTGATTCGCTCTGTTTTCATAGTCACATG GGTGTATCCGTGGCTCAAAGCCCTCTGCTTTACATCATTAAGCGTCTTCCTGTTGGGATTCGTATTATGGAACATCGATAATATCTTTTGTGACTCTCTAAG AGCCACACGGCAGCGGCTGCCCCCTGTGGTCGGAGCGGTTACGCAGCTTCATGCATGGTGGCATATCCTTACAGGCCTGGGGTCATATTTACACATACTTCTCAG CCTTCAGATTCGCTCGACCTACCTCAAGAACAGACCAAAAGTGAAGTTTTTATGTGGAGTTTGGCCGATGCTGCACATTGAATCTCAGAAGGCGAGTTGA